One Chryseobacterium wanjuense genomic region harbors:
- a CDS encoding DNA-3-methyladenine glycosylase, protein MKLQYPYYLNQDVIFLAKDLLGKVLFTKINDEVTAGIIVETEAYFGVQDKASHAYGNRRTGRTEVLYNEGGVSYVYLCYGIHYLFNIVTGVKDDPHAVLVRGIEPLVGKEIMEMRRKMPFTKAAISAGPGSAAKALGIDRSFNNKDLTGEEIWIEDHGIRYHDDEIAAGPRIGVAYAQEDAFLPWRFFVKGNKYVSKPNTVNPEK, encoded by the coding sequence TTGAAATTACAATATCCTTATTACCTGAATCAAGATGTGATTTTCTTGGCCAAAGATCTTTTGGGGAAAGTACTTTTTACGAAAATCAATGATGAAGTCACGGCAGGAATTATCGTGGAGACAGAGGCTTATTTCGGAGTGCAGGACAAAGCATCGCATGCTTACGGAAACCGTCGTACAGGCCGGACTGAAGTTTTGTATAATGAAGGTGGTGTTTCTTATGTTTATCTGTGTTACGGGATTCATTATCTGTTCAATATTGTAACGGGAGTGAAAGACGATCCGCATGCTGTATTGGTAAGAGGAATTGAACCATTGGTAGGAAAAGAAATCATGGAAATGAGAAGGAAGATGCCTTTTACCAAAGCTGCTATTTCAGCAGGTCCCGGTTCTGCCGCAAAAGCTTTGGGAATCGACAGATCCTTTAACAACAAAGATCTGACTGGAGAAGAAATCTGGATTGAAGACCATGGCATCCGCTATCACGATGATGAAATTGCAGCTGGTCCGAGAATAGGTGTTGCCTATGCCCAGGAAGATGCATTTTTGCCCTGGCGTTTTTTTGTAAAAGGAAATAAATATGTTAGTAAGCCCAATACAGTAAATCCTGAAAAATAA
- a CDS encoding alpha-ketoglutarate-dependent dioxygenase AlkB family protein: protein MDMLSLFNNDEYYQFPEELLDYTEHFLSEKEATELEEKLLKTVPWKQRTQKMYDKTVLTPRLTAWYGDDTKLYQLGGNEFAVNPWTSELLSLKQKIENLSGCTFNSVLLNLYRDGNDSVAWHRDKESELGNRPMIASVSLGEVRNFDFRKVDNHQLKYSLPLRHGSLLIMKGNLQLHWEHRIAKSAKPMKPRINLTFRLIKEL, encoded by the coding sequence ATGGATATGCTAAGTTTATTTAATAATGATGAATATTACCAATTTCCGGAAGAGTTGTTGGACTATACCGAGCATTTTTTATCCGAAAAAGAAGCAACGGAACTTGAAGAAAAACTATTGAAAACCGTTCCGTGGAAACAGCGAACCCAAAAGATGTACGATAAAACGGTACTCACCCCAAGATTAACGGCATGGTACGGTGATGATACCAAATTATACCAGTTGGGAGGCAATGAATTTGCAGTCAATCCGTGGACATCTGAACTGTTATCTTTAAAACAGAAAATAGAAAACTTATCAGGATGTACTTTTAATTCTGTATTATTAAATTTATACAGGGACGGCAATGATTCCGTGGCATGGCATCGCGATAAGGAAAGTGAGTTGGGAAACCGTCCTATGATAGCTTCCGTGAGTCTTGGTGAGGTAAGGAATTTTGATTTTAGAAAGGTAGATAATCATCAATTAAAGTACAGCTTGCCGCTCCGACATGGTTCTTTATTAATTATGAAAGGTAATCTGCAGCTCCATTGGGAACACCGCATCGCCAAATCTGCAAAACCAATGAAACCCCGCATTAATCTTACTTTTCGTTTAATAAAAGAATTATAA
- a CDS encoding DUF4861 family protein has product MMINKKRIFLFFCAIDCILNVNTLSAQTSVQVKNTLDFSRNEVVAVPVSALKSFLNKNKESDLRIKDSSNKYLPIQWIDYDGDGKGDELLFLATIDAKKTNIYTIVSDAKIRLPETEVTTYSRLVPERADDYTWENDKVAFRVYGPKGQKEALAGVKGSTLSSGVDIWLKRTDQPIINKWYKGYLTDPMFYHKDTRGEGYDPYQVGDSRGTGGIGIWKDDKLQVSQNFISSKTIAEGPLRTVFELTYAPWSEFGVKETKRISLDIGSNFSKFESTFEAEKPVPNYTIGITLHKNEGEAKLNDKTGYYLHWEKIDDAFVGEGIVVNPAVIEKSIAFKSEIPDQSNLLVVTKPQQKLTYYAGFAWQKSGQIQNQKDWENILQKQSQIIENPLLVKVK; this is encoded by the coding sequence ATGATGATTAATAAAAAACGAATATTTTTATTCTTTTGCGCAATCGATTGCATTTTAAATGTAAATACACTGTCTGCACAGACTTCCGTTCAGGTAAAAAATACACTGGATTTTTCAAGAAATGAGGTAGTTGCAGTTCCGGTTTCAGCATTAAAATCTTTTTTAAATAAAAACAAAGAATCCGATCTTAGGATAAAAGACAGCAGTAACAAATATCTTCCCATTCAATGGATCGATTACGATGGCGATGGCAAAGGTGACGAGCTGCTTTTTCTGGCAACTATTGATGCTAAAAAGACCAACATTTACACCATTGTTTCTGATGCAAAAATTCGGCTTCCTGAGACAGAGGTTACTACGTATTCCAGGCTGGTTCCGGAAAGAGCAGACGATTATACCTGGGAGAACGATAAAGTTGCCTTCAGAGTCTATGGTCCGAAAGGGCAGAAGGAAGCTTTAGCGGGAGTTAAAGGCAGCACGCTTTCCAGTGGTGTTGATATTTGGTTAAAAAGAACAGATCAGCCTATCATCAACAAATGGTACAAAGGCTACCTTACCGATCCTATGTTTTATCACAAAGATACAAGAGGTGAGGGCTACGATCCTTACCAGGTCGGGGACAGCAGAGGAACAGGTGGAATCGGAATTTGGAAAGACGATAAACTTCAGGTTTCTCAGAATTTTATAAGCTCAAAAACCATTGCAGAAGGTCCTTTAAGAACAGTTTTTGAACTAACCTATGCTCCATGGAGTGAATTTGGAGTAAAGGAAACAAAACGAATTTCATTAGATATCGGATCTAATTTTTCTAAATTTGAATCTACTTTTGAAGCAGAAAAACCGGTTCCGAATTATACGATCGGTATCACTTTACATAAAAATGAAGGAGAAGCAAAACTCAATGACAAAACGGGATATTATCTTCATTGGGAAAAAATAGATGATGCTTTTGTAGGGGAAGGAATTGTTGTAAACCCTGCTGTTATTGAAAAATCGATCGCTTTTAAATCTGAGATTCCGGATCAGAGCAACTTACTGGTGGTTACAAAACCTCAGCAAAAACTGACGTATTACGCCGGATTTGCATGGCAAAAAAGCGGACAGATCCAAAACCAAAAAGACTGGGAAAATATCCTGCAAAAGCAGTCGCAGATCATTGAAAATCCTTTACTGGTAAAGGTAAAATAA
- a CDS encoding winged helix-turn-helix transcriptional regulator: MEEIICSANDKNKKQIMAVHDAMDVLNGKWKISIISSVCYYNQRRFSDILNDVQGISNKMLSKELKELEMNKLVKRNVLDTQPVTVMYQLTEYGKTLQTIIDTLADWGTEHRKVIIGK, from the coding sequence ATGGAAGAAATTATATGTTCGGCGAACGACAAAAACAAGAAACAGATCATGGCAGTACACGATGCAATGGACGTATTGAACGGGAAGTGGAAAATTTCCATCATTTCATCGGTCTGCTACTACAACCAACGACGTTTTTCTGATATTTTGAATGATGTGCAGGGAATTTCCAACAAAATGCTAAGTAAGGAACTGAAAGAACTGGAGATGAACAAGCTGGTAAAACGCAATGTTTTGGATACCCAGCCCGTAACGGTGATGTATCAGCTTACGGAATATGGTAAAACCCTTCAAACCATCATCGATACGTTGGCAGACTGGGGAACGGAACACCGGAAAGTGATTATCGGAAAATAA
- a CDS encoding DUF4142 domain-containing protein — translation MKKSILTLLAVVALAACKKNESTAVDHSTDSTATAAPVDSGMTTSDSATTTANTTTSTALSDQDKKFADGAAKGGLMEVMMGELAATNATNSTVKALGKMMVDDHSKANEELKKWASTVGYTLPTGLDAEKQKEYDNLKAKKGADFDRAYADLMVSDHKKDIAEFKKEASDGSEASLKSFAGKTVPTLEHHLMESEKAKNAVK, via the coding sequence ATGAAAAAGTCAATTTTAACATTATTGGCGGTCGTTGCATTGGCTGCCTGTAAAAAGAATGAAAGTACGGCTGTAGACCATTCAACGGACTCTACCGCAACAGCTGCTCCTGTAGATTCGGGGATGACAACCAGTGATTCTGCCACAACAACGGCGAACACCACCACATCCACAGCTTTGAGTGACCAGGACAAAAAATTTGCAGACGGTGCAGCAAAAGGTGGATTGATGGAAGTCATGATGGGGGAGCTTGCGGCGACAAATGCAACAAATTCAACCGTAAAAGCTTTAGGGAAAATGATGGTGGATGATCACAGTAAAGCCAATGAAGAGCTTAAAAAATGGGCTTCAACAGTGGGATACACATTGCCAACAGGTCTGGATGCCGAAAAACAGAAAGAATATGACAATCTGAAAGCCAAAAAAGGAGCAGACTTCGATCGTGCCTATGCAGATCTTATGGTTTCCGATCATAAGAAAGATATTGCGGAATTTAAAAAAGAGGCCTCAGACGGTTCGGAAGCTTCCCTGAAGTCTTTCGCTGGGAAAACAGTTCCTACATTAGAGCATCACCTAATGGAATCTGAGAAAGCGAAAAATGCTGTGAAATAA
- a CDS encoding glycoside hydrolase family 28 protein translates to MKKYALFFLLLLITIPFSAQYKPWTSAEQPLKEIQALKKQIVKPNFRKKDYLITDFGAIGDGKTKNTEAFKKAIEKCNADGGGRVVVPKGVFLTGAIYLKSNVNLYVSEGSTILFSQDSNDYPIVFTRWEGMECMNYSSLIYAYEEENIAVTGKGTLDGNADLDHWWFWCGATKYGYNESRPGRQNPARAKLHEYMAQRKLARERIFGDGYYLRPNFVQPYRCKNFYMADVLVKNSPMWNLNPVLCENVLIERVKVISHGPNNDGCDPEACKNVWIKDCYFDTGDDCIAIKSGRDEDGRDIGRPAENHIIENCEMKDGHGGVVIGSEIAGGAKNIYAIGNLMDSKNLDRALRIKTSSSRGGIIENVFFYNTKVGAFQEAAVRFNMHYEKPGNFIPTIRNIWVENLTVEKGGKYAVFSDAYESSPVTDFTMINAKMNGIEIPYKVDYMKNVKLKNVTVNGKPLTELKN, encoded by the coding sequence ATGAAAAAATATGCTTTATTCTTTCTTTTACTATTAATAACGATCCCGTTTTCGGCTCAATATAAACCATGGACTTCTGCAGAACAGCCTTTAAAAGAAATTCAGGCCTTAAAAAAACAAATTGTAAAGCCCAATTTCAGGAAAAAAGACTACCTGATTACAGATTTTGGCGCCATTGGTGACGGAAAGACAAAAAATACGGAAGCTTTTAAAAAAGCGATTGAAAAATGCAATGCAGATGGTGGAGGAAGAGTTGTGGTTCCAAAAGGAGTTTTTTTGACAGGAGCGATTTATCTGAAAAGTAATGTAAATCTTTATGTAAGCGAAGGTTCAACCATTTTATTCAGTCAGGACAGCAACGACTACCCTATCGTTTTCACCCGTTGGGAAGGAATGGAATGTATGAATTATTCATCTTTAATTTACGCATACGAAGAAGAAAATATCGCCGTAACAGGAAAAGGAACCTTAGACGGAAATGCCGACCTTGATCATTGGTGGTTCTGGTGTGGAGCCACAAAATACGGCTACAACGAATCCCGCCCGGGAAGACAAAATCCTGCCCGTGCAAAGCTTCATGAATACATGGCTCAGAGAAAACTTGCCAGAGAAAGAATTTTTGGAGACGGATATTATTTAAGACCCAATTTCGTTCAACCATACAGATGTAAAAATTTCTATATGGCGGATGTTTTGGTTAAAAATTCACCAATGTGGAATTTAAATCCTGTTCTTTGCGAAAATGTGTTAATTGAAAGAGTAAAAGTAATCAGCCACGGTCCGAATAACGACGGTTGCGATCCTGAAGCATGTAAAAATGTTTGGATTAAAGACTGTTATTTTGACACCGGAGACGACTGCATCGCCATAAAATCAGGAAGAGACGAAGATGGAAGAGATATCGGAAGACCTGCTGAAAACCATATCATCGAAAACTGTGAAATGAAAGACGGACACGGCGGTGTCGTGATCGGAAGCGAAATTGCTGGCGGAGCGAAAAATATTTATGCCATCGGAAACCTGATGGACAGTAAAAATCTCGACAGAGCTTTAAGAATTAAAACAAGCTCAAGCCGCGGCGGAATCATTGAAAATGTATTTTTCTACAACACAAAAGTAGGCGCTTTTCAGGAAGCTGCCGTGCGTTTCAATATGCACTACGAAAAACCGGGAAATTTTATTCCTACAATAAGAAATATCTGGGTGGAAAATTTAACCGTAGAAAAAGGTGGAAAATATGCCGTATTTTCTGATGCCTATGAATCTTCACCAGTTACAGATTTTACGATGATTAATGCTAAAATGAACGGTATTGAAATTCCATATAAGGTTGATTATATGAAAAATGTGAAGCTGAAAAATGTGACCGTTAACGGAAAGCCATTAACTGAGTTAAAGAATTAA
- a CDS encoding alpha/beta fold hydrolase — translation MKSIRKTSITGVLCLTLFSTTLAMSCREESEITTIQEIQTNHQNAKTRFVNVKGTQFAYRVLGKDGGVPLVLFPGLGGSMDDWDPAVTDGLAKKYKVIIFDNKGVAASKGTTPDNIQAMADDAIDFIEALHLNKVNIMGFSMGGFIAQRVVLTKPALINKVILTGTGPKGAIGLSNLPNIVASTAGLSPEESFLKFGFTQSPESIAAGKAAYARIQSRTVDRDLALSDATSASQFTAVLGWAQPNADALNEIKNIKKPVLIVHGENDLPVSIQNAHNMSQNLENSELLIFPDSGHASFFQNHDAFVTKAVQFLDK, via the coding sequence ATGAAATCAATCAGAAAAACTTCAATTACAGGTGTTTTATGTTTAACACTTTTTTCAACAACATTAGCAATGTCTTGCAGAGAAGAAAGTGAAATTACGACGATTCAGGAGATACAAACCAACCATCAAAATGCCAAAACAAGATTTGTAAATGTAAAAGGAACTCAATTTGCTTATCGGGTTTTAGGAAAAGACGGCGGGGTTCCTTTGGTGCTGTTTCCGGGATTGGGAGGCTCGATGGACGATTGGGATCCGGCAGTTACAGATGGTCTTGCCAAAAAATATAAAGTCATTATTTTTGATAATAAAGGAGTGGCTGCTTCGAAAGGAACGACCCCCGACAATATACAGGCTATGGCCGATGATGCGATAGATTTTATTGAAGCTTTGCATCTGAATAAAGTTAATATCATGGGCTTTTCAATGGGCGGATTTATTGCTCAGAGAGTGGTTTTGACGAAGCCTGCTTTGATTAATAAAGTGATCTTAACAGGAACCGGACCAAAAGGAGCCATCGGATTATCCAATTTACCGAATATCGTTGCCAGTACGGCAGGATTGAGTCCGGAAGAGTCATTTCTTAAGTTCGGATTTACACAATCGCCGGAAAGCATTGCTGCGGGAAAAGCTGCATACGCGAGAATTCAGTCCCGCACGGTCGATAGAGATCTTGCTCTAAGTGATGCGACCTCGGCTTCTCAGTTTACTGCGGTGTTGGGTTGGGCTCAGCCAAATGCTGATGCGCTTAACGAAATAAAAAATATTAAAAAGCCTGTTCTTATTGTGCACGGTGAAAATGACTTGCCTGTTTCTATTCAGAATGCACACAATATGTCTCAGAATTTAGAAAACTCAGAATTGCTGATTTTCCCGGATTCAGGGCACGCGTCTTTCTTTCAGAATCATGATGCATTCGTTACTAAAGCCGTTCAGTTTCTGGATAAATAA
- a CDS encoding DUF4450 domain-containing protein, protein MRKKTIFAGLIVLSAFSLSFSQSKHWQNNERELHYKEDKGDFLLVNGKYRFNRALYGNNLASRVEAGDLPEFALYLPGMGGNLQFVIQKGNSIKKLIQAEKIETRYRPGSMLYNIKDPILGFGSLKLTVLAQSKEEGLVLKMETDNVDPSTKIYAVYGGASGTTFSRNGDIGADPESGFYLLPEYCLNNQFQINKNQFQLNYLNKKKETQTVTGNFSNTGSLQVTDAETLEKLSDFSQNKADKSPIIYAAYSAQKNPFYIQIKKGKSDKNFSDEELKNIFNEAEQSRLNLTSRVQLKTPDSDLNSFGATLAVAADGIWESPTYLHGAVAWRMRLNAWRGGYVADALNWHERAKEHFESYANSQVLKPDFAPVEMDTLLHLARHAEKMGNSVFSSGYISRNPNNNTKPHHYDMNLVFFDQMFTHFNYTGDIEFLKKMWPTMVRHMDWEKRNFKRGDLYDAYAAIWASDALQYSGGKVTHTSAYNYRANLEMAKLAKIIGENPQPYEKEAESILNAMKTQLWLKKNGHFAEYKDSLGNQILHDKPGIWSIYHVSDAYILNEFEDYQNLQYINNHIPKIPVKVKGETDKNYYTLSTTNWQPYDWSINNVALAENLQTALAYWQAGRNEDAFQLWKGNLAESMYYGISPGNFEQLSHYDAFRGELYRDFADPIGVAARTLTEGLFGVYPKLLENKILLKPGFPKDWNFAELKLPDWEFKFNQNSKKAEYFFKSNYSKPVALEMQIPVNHTQIQSVKVNGKKVDWKIKPNSILQPFAQFETPAGKDFKVEINYSGEELKIEKTDYTSYISENLQLNFGLKKKIKQVFDPQELIKNSPSMEGWPKVGAVNNQFELIKEERKGTFFVQLEQNGTTWWQPVNVDIQYPLEAKWVNKKLEIQSKSENSINGKLNIKGLHKTFSTQKNQNTSIEIPEIFLTKGTNSLELEYNGIKQNIEITDWEIDNKGDFNPISLASKYNEKVTGIFNQKYLSPRLNVPTLQLPWQGIGNWCYPLITAQIDDSGLMNKRKNDKVDFLGIPFLINNEDKNIVFTSQWDNFPKSVEIPVSGKGKKIYFLMAGSTNPMQSQIINGKITIQYVDGSTTELELKNPINWWPIEQDLFDDNYAFEIPYDKIPYRVKLKTGEVYKGGSLTQYSGIKGFTDRAVEGGAATILDLPINPNKELKTIQLTAVSNDVVIGMMSATVLK, encoded by the coding sequence ATGCGAAAAAAAACCATTTTTGCCGGACTGATTGTTTTATCCGCTTTCTCACTTTCATTTTCCCAATCGAAACATTGGCAGAACAATGAAAGAGAACTGCATTATAAAGAGGATAAAGGCGATTTTTTATTGGTAAATGGAAAATATCGCTTCAACCGGGCTTTGTACGGAAACAATCTCGCATCAAGAGTGGAAGCCGGAGATCTACCGGAGTTTGCGCTCTATCTTCCTGGAATGGGCGGAAATCTTCAGTTCGTCATTCAAAAAGGAAATTCCATTAAAAAATTAATTCAGGCTGAAAAAATTGAAACGCGGTATCGTCCCGGATCAATGCTTTACAATATCAAAGATCCGATTCTTGGATTTGGAAGTTTAAAACTTACTGTTTTAGCACAATCTAAAGAAGAAGGATTGGTTTTAAAAATGGAAACGGACAATGTAGATCCTTCAACGAAAATTTATGCAGTTTACGGAGGAGCAAGCGGAACAACTTTCAGCAGAAACGGCGATATTGGTGCCGATCCGGAATCCGGATTCTACTTATTGCCTGAATATTGTTTGAATAATCAGTTTCAGATTAATAAAAATCAGTTTCAGTTAAATTATTTAAATAAGAAAAAAGAAACTCAAACTGTTACCGGAAATTTTTCAAACACCGGTTCTTTGCAAGTAACGGATGCTGAAACGCTGGAAAAACTTTCAGATTTCTCTCAAAACAAGGCAGATAAATCACCTATCATTTACGCTGCTTATTCTGCACAGAAAAATCCTTTTTATATTCAAATTAAAAAAGGAAAATCAGACAAAAACTTTTCAGACGAAGAGTTAAAAAATATCTTTAATGAAGCTGAACAATCCAGGTTAAATTTAACCAGCAGAGTTCAGTTAAAAACTCCCGATTCCGATTTAAATAGTTTCGGAGCTACTTTAGCCGTTGCCGCAGACGGAATTTGGGAAAGTCCGACCTATCTTCACGGAGCCGTTGCCTGGAGAATGCGCTTAAATGCTTGGCGTGGTGGTTATGTAGCAGACGCTCTCAATTGGCACGAACGAGCGAAAGAACATTTTGAAAGCTATGCCAATTCGCAGGTTTTAAAACCTGATTTCGCACCTGTCGAAATGGATACTTTGCTGCATTTGGCGAGACATGCGGAAAAAATGGGAAACTCTGTGTTTTCAAGTGGATATATCTCCAGAAATCCGAATAACAATACAAAACCACATCACTACGATATGAATCTGGTGTTTTTTGATCAAATGTTTACGCATTTCAATTACACCGGAGATATAGAATTTTTAAAGAAAATGTGGCCGACGATGGTTCGCCACATGGACTGGGAAAAAAGAAATTTTAAAAGAGGCGATCTTTACGACGCTTATGCTGCAATTTGGGCGAGCGACGCACTGCAATATTCAGGGGGAAAAGTTACCCACACTTCTGCTTATAACTACAGAGCCAATCTCGAAATGGCAAAACTGGCGAAAATCATTGGCGAAAATCCTCAACCTTATGAAAAAGAAGCTGAAAGTATTTTAAATGCCATGAAAACCCAGCTTTGGCTTAAAAAAAACGGTCATTTTGCTGAATATAAAGATTCTTTGGGCAACCAAATTCTTCACGACAAGCCTGGAATCTGGTCGATTTATCATGTTTCGGATGCTTATATTTTGAATGAATTTGAAGATTATCAAAATTTACAATACATCAATAATCACATTCCAAAAATCCCGGTGAAGGTGAAAGGTGAAACGGATAAAAACTATTACACGCTTTCCACAACTAACTGGCAGCCTTACGATTGGTCGATCAACAACGTAGCTTTGGCGGAAAACTTACAGACTGCTTTGGCCTATTGGCAAGCGGGAAGAAATGAAGATGCTTTCCAACTTTGGAAAGGAAATCTGGCGGAAAGCATGTATTACGGCATCAGTCCGGGGAATTTTGAACAGTTGTCACATTATGATGCTTTTCGTGGTGAATTGTACCGAGATTTTGCCGACCCGATCGGAGTGGCGGCACGAACTTTAACGGAAGGGCTTTTCGGAGTGTATCCTAAATTATTAGAAAATAAAATTCTACTAAAACCGGGCTTTCCAAAAGACTGGAATTTTGCAGAATTAAAACTTCCGGATTGGGAATTTAAATTTAACCAAAATTCAAAAAAAGCGGAATATTTTTTCAAATCAAATTATTCAAAACCGGTTGCTTTGGAAATGCAGATTCCGGTAAATCATACTCAAATACAATCGGTAAAAGTAAATGGTAAAAAAGTGGATTGGAAGATTAAGCCCAACTCTATTTTACAGCCTTTCGCACAGTTTGAAACACCGGCTGGAAAGGACTTTAAGGTTGAAATCAATTATTCCGGAGAAGAATTAAAAATTGAAAAAACAGATTATACAAGTTATATTTCTGAAAATCTTCAATTAAATTTCGGTTTAAAAAAGAAAATTAAACAGGTTTTTGATCCTCAAGAATTAATTAAAAATTCTCCTTCTATGGAGGGATGGCCGAAGGTCGGGGCGGTTAATAACCAGTTTGAATTAATTAAAGAAGAAAGAAAAGGAACTTTTTTCGTTCAGCTTGAACAAAACGGAACAACCTGGTGGCAACCTGTGAATGTTGATATTCAATATCCTTTGGAAGCAAAATGGGTGAATAAAAAACTGGAGATTCAATCAAAATCAGAAAATTCTATTAATGGAAAACTGAATATCAAGGGTTTACATAAGACTTTTTCAACTCAGAAAAATCAAAATACATCAATTGAAATTCCTGAAATTTTTTTAACGAAAGGAACCAATTCTCTTGAGCTTGAATATAATGGAATTAAGCAAAATATTGAAATTACAGACTGGGAAATTGACAATAAAGGCGACTTCAATCCAATTTCACTGGCTTCAAAATACAATGAAAAAGTAACCGGAATTTTCAACCAAAAATATCTTTCTCCAAGATTGAATGTCCCTACTCTACAGCTTCCGTGGCAGGGAATCGGGAATTGGTGTTATCCGTTAATCACAGCTCAAATCGACGACAGCGGATTGATGAATAAAAGAAAAAACGATAAGGTGGATTTTCTTGGAATTCCTTTTTTAATTAATAATGAAGATAAAAATATCGTCTTTACGAGCCAATGGGATAATTTCCCGAAATCGGTGGAAATCCCTGTTTCAGGAAAAGGTAAAAAAATTTATTTTCTGATGGCTGGTTCTACCAATCCTATGCAGTCGCAGATCATTAACGGGAAAATTACGATTCAATATGTTGATGGATCGACAACGGAATTAGAACTGAAAAACCCGATCAACTGGTGGCCGATCGAGCAGGATTTATTTGATGATAATTATGCTTTTGAAATTCCGTATGATAAAATTCCGTACAGGGTAAAATTGAAAACGGGAGAAGTTTACAAAGGTGGAAGTTTGACCCAATATTCAGGCATAAAAGGATTCACCGACCGTGCTGTAGAAGGTGGCGCTGCAACGATTCTGGATTTGCCGATTAATCCAAATAAAGAATTAAAAACAATACAACTAACAGCAGTGAGCAACGATGTTGTTATCGGGATGATGAGTGCCACTGTTTTGAAATAA
- a CDS encoding SDR family oxidoreductase — protein sequence MNFTNKNVIITGGTTGIGLATAKAFITAGANVWITGRNTENLEKAAQKIDSPKLKTLVSDTSNMEGIAALEKAFAESGNQLDVLFLNAGIATFTPIEQTSETDFDAQFNTNVKGHYFTLQKLLPYLTEGSSVIFTSSTVATASQMYASVYSATKGALNKIAQIAANELAERKIRVNIVSPGPTQTEGFDKAVPDEAVKKQFASTTALQRMGDPDEIAKTVLFLASDNASFITGTELLVDGGYIGYALK from the coding sequence ATGAATTTCACAAACAAAAACGTAATCATAACCGGAGGAACTACAGGCATTGGATTGGCAACTGCAAAAGCATTTATCACGGCAGGAGCCAATGTCTGGATCACGGGGCGAAATACTGAAAACCTGGAAAAGGCAGCTCAAAAAATCGACAGTCCGAAATTAAAAACCCTGGTTTCCGACACTTCAAATATGGAAGGAATCGCAGCATTAGAAAAAGCCTTTGCAGAAAGCGGAAACCAACTGGATGTCCTTTTCCTGAATGCAGGAATCGCAACTTTCACACCGATAGAACAAACTTCAGAAACTGATTTTGATGCCCAGTTCAATACTAATGTAAAAGGTCATTATTTCACCCTTCAAAAATTACTGCCTTATCTTACAGAAGGTTCGTCCGTTATTTTCACTTCATCAACTGTTGCCACAGCTTCACAAATGTATGCAAGTGTATATTCTGCGACCAAAGGAGCATTAAATAAAATCGCGCAGATTGCCGCAAACGAGCTTGCAGAAAGAAAAATCAGAGTTAATATTGTAAGTCCGGGTCCTACTCAGACAGAAGGTTTTGACAAAGCAGTTCCTGATGAAGCTGTGAAAAAACAATTTGCTTCCACTACGGCTCTGCAAAGAATGGGTGATCCCGATGAAATTGCAAAAACGGTTTTATTTTTAGCTTCCGACAATGCCAGTTTTATTACAGGAACAGAATTATTGGTAGATGGAGGTTATATTGGGTATGCCTTAAAATAA